From Pseudomonas sp. CCI4.2, one genomic window encodes:
- the lpoB gene encoding penicillin-binding protein activator LpoB — protein sequence MLLARFSLVALAALLIGGCASNSPVLGGKNISYGDTKAVELVTNEFGSTDLQTIAESMTRSLAQSGVLQGRPVVQVYDVKNKTSEYIDTREITTSIKTQLMKTGTARFASDNTDMQSQVDQLKLQNQSGLYKPSTVNKTGNMVAAKYRLEGSISSIVKRSSDVKDVFYKFSLQLVDVDSGLAEWMDEKEIRKTTER from the coding sequence ATGCTTCTTGCACGCTTTTCACTGGTTGCCCTTGCTGCGTTGCTGATCGGCGGCTGCGCCTCTAACTCTCCGGTTCTCGGCGGGAAAAACATCAGCTACGGCGACACCAAGGCTGTCGAGTTGGTGACCAACGAGTTCGGCTCCACCGACCTGCAAACCATCGCTGAAAGCATGACCCGTTCCTTGGCACAGTCCGGCGTTCTGCAAGGTCGCCCAGTGGTGCAGGTGTACGACGTGAAGAACAAAACCAGCGAGTACATCGATACCCGCGAGATCACGACATCGATCAAGACCCAGCTGATGAAAACCGGTACCGCCCGCTTCGCCAGCGACAACACCGACATGCAAAGCCAGGTCGATCAGCTCAAGCTGCAAAACCAGAGCGGTTTGTATAAGCCATCGACGGTCAACAAGACTGGGAACATGGTCGCCGCCAAATACCGCTTGGAAGGCTCGATCAGCTCGATCGTCAAACGCAGCAGCGACGTCAAAGACGTGTTTTATAAGTTCAGCCTGCAATTGGTCGACGTTGACAGCGGTTTGGCCGAATGGATGGACGAAAAAGAAATCCGCAAAACCACGGAGCGTTAA
- a CDS encoding YcfL family protein: MRIKIFGLMAAALLIGCATPPPAPAPGSAASKVMAMGKLKDIDVGAMRVARENGFLTVKAALSNTSSSNTTLYYRFAWLGNDGFPVADEETWKSLTLYGSQTSFLTSIAPVPRATDFRIEVKTP, translated from the coding sequence ATGCGCATCAAGATTTTTGGCCTGATGGCTGCTGCTTTGCTGATCGGTTGCGCCACGCCGCCACCTGCGCCAGCGCCGGGGAGTGCCGCCAGTAAAGTAATGGCCATGGGCAAACTGAAAGACATCGACGTCGGCGCTATGCGCGTCGCCCGCGAGAACGGTTTTCTTACCGTTAAAGCAGCGCTGAGCAACACCAGCTCCAGCAACACAACGCTGTATTACCGCTTCGCCTGGCTGGGCAACGACGGTTTCCCTGTGGCCGATGAAGAAACCTGGAAAAGCCTGACCTTGTACGGTTCGCAAACCAGCTTCCTGACCAGCATCGCCCCCGTGCCCAGGGCCACTGATTTCCGGATCGAAGTGAAAACGCCTTGA